The DNA sequence GATTTTCCATTCatctttctttaattaaaataatactgaGTCAAATGCATTAATGTCATCTTAACTTGTAATTTATATATGTGTAAATGTGACAAAGCAATCAATTATGAATACAAAACTTgaattaataatactaaaatttgaaaataaaatatcctACAAAAACTTGTAAGGCCGAAATACCTTTTTACAACTTTTCAAATCGACAATCATCTAGGAAATGGACATGTTTAAAAGGTGATATCTCAATGAACAACCTATTCCATCTCAAATTAGATAGTTCTTATAATGAtcataataatagttatttcttattaaaaatactagttgcaatatattaaaaataaattataaacaacaTTATCATCTTTGtttaaagtataattataaAGTCACGAAACatgcaaaatatatttttaagagaaGGTACAACATTAAAGTTAATTATTGTAAgatgaacaaaaatataaacaaatttttcttcTAGCAATCaaagttatttgatttaaaatactTCCTTGGTTTGACAATAGCACGCggaaattgttttttattatttaatcaactgtaacatttataaaaaaaaaaaaaaacaaaggaaaaggaaaagagagTTGGAAAATTGGGAGAGTACGAGTCAGATCAAAACAGCAGCTTGGGTTGGACCTTGGAGAGTCCGTTTGTTCCTTCGATTTGTTTTCTTTagatatttcttcttctttttctgtcgTTTCATTGCGAACTGATACTTCGGTATCCAAACACACCTCATCTACATTTTCTCTTCTCCAGCACAAACAAACACGTGCATCTCCTTTCGTTCCCATGGCGATTTCCGTTTCCGCATCCTCCGCGATTTCTTCTTTGAGTTCCGAACGTTCTACGCGCTTGCCGCCATCCTTTACCTCTGCATCTTCTTCCGCCAAACAGTCCTCGCTGCAATTCCCCTCGCGCACGCACCTTCTTCGGATTAGTACTCCACGCGCTCCTACTTCCACGCGGCCACGATTCCTTCCTCAGGTTACCTAAACTACGCtatctgtttttattttccattgcAATTGTACGTACGAGTTTCTTCATTGTTTAGTAAATCAAGGAACAcgcataataataataattattgtattattgttattattattattattggtgtTGTGCGTTAATAGTTTGTGAAATTATATTAGTGGTTCAATAGTGGAAATTACATGCGTCGTCCCTAAATATGTATTCCGTGAAATTAGTCGCTGAATGAATGTGTGTTTCAGTAGTCAAATTAATTCTCGAATTTGTGAAGTGAAGAATAAATTGAATGAACAAGTGCAGACTTAAGGACCctgaatattaattttattatttaaatttgttaagctGATCAACAGTTTTAGCCAATTATGGACTTATAAGTATTTTTGTGGATTGTTCTGTGTAGGTTCAAGCTAAGAAACAAACCTTTAACTCTTTTGACGATTTGCTTGTCAATTCTGAAAAGCCTGTATTGGTTGACTTCTATGCCACCTGGTAAGTTTCTCCCTCCGTTTTCTGTTTTCTCCGTATTTTGCAGGCAGGGTATTATGCTGGTTTTTGTTAACTGGTGCTTTTTGAGGTTGAAGCTGTCTTATTAACTTGTTATATGATAGCAATTAATGAGTGACCCAAGACCTGGTTTACAGGTGTGGTCCTTGTCAATTCATGGTTCCCATTCTCAATGAAGTAAGCACTCGGCTTAAGGATAAGATACAGGTGGTGAAGATTGATACTGAGAAGTATCCCAGCATTGCTGACAAATACAGAATTGAGGCATTGCCAACTTTCATCATGTTTAAGGATGGAAAACCTTATGATCGTTTTGTAagtcaatttcattttatttttttcatttgagtTATGCTTTCCTCGCACCTGGTAGTTAATCGTGTCTTTGTGACCCTTTATAATATGTGGAAGCTTCTGGTTGTGCTTTGCAATGACTGCAAACACTTACATTTGGCCTAAAATGGCGTGACATGgcatttaaatttgaattgtgAAACCGAATTTAGGGTTTCTATTTGAAAGTACATGTCCATTAACAACGAAGCTATGCTCTGGGATATATACTAAACATAGAATTAGCAATGCTACTACTTTTCTTTGGTTTTGTTAGGAATTTGAATTTGTAGTGTGAAGGATCCAAACCATCATAAAACTTCCTTTGACTGCTAAGCCAGCTAATAAAAGAAGTAGCGATCTTTTTGGCCCCTTATTGGGAACTGCCTGAAGTTTGTTCTTATGCTGCAAAAACTTGTAGAGGACTTGCATCTAAAGGAATAATCTCGTTCCTAGTTTTGCTTAAAACTTTGATATTGGCCTATTCACCTTTATATTCTCCTAGGCTTgttcattttaacataataaaagcAAATTTGATTCTATTATAATGAAAAGAGCCTAATCGCTTGTTTAGTTCATCCATccaatagaatttaaaataaagcacaTTTGTGGGAAGGTATGTAGCTTGAAATGATCTGGTCTTGAGTTTGTCTGTTTGCAGGCTTTTCTTTGATGTTCTTGAAATTTGTTGGTAATGTTGGTGGAGACTAGACAGATTTTGTTGAGCTGAATCTGTTATTTACTtaggaatttttattatgaagcTACATAGACATTTGCTTATttgacaaaacaaaataaaacaaggGTGTTGTCTGTTATCTCCATATTCTAAACATCTTCACATTGTAAGCAAGAAATTTTTTTGGTCTTGATGACTTCCAGGAGGGAGCATTGAATGTAAATCAGCTTATTGAACGCATAGAAGCCGGTCTGAAGGTTGAACAATAACCCTAGTAAGTCTTTATTGTTACGCTCATTATTATCGTATTACAGATGCTCAAGAACATCTCCCCAGTAATCGCTGTCCTCTAAActcattgttttaaattttttcagcTTTGATGAAGACAGAATGAAACTTGTCCATTGGAATGTTCGATCATATACATGATGTGACCGACTTGAGGACCACTAGTGGATTCAACCTCATTAGACATTTTTTAAAGTGATCACTTGTAAACCAAGTTCTGAGTTCCTTTCATAAGTTAATTCTTGCCCCTTCTTTAGACTCATCTGCATTATTTAtacttcattttcattttctgagGCTTAAAAATAGTGTAAGTGTCCGGAGATTAAAGTTGGTCAATGTTTGCTATACACCGATTGAATTGCATGAGAAATGCTTTATGTGATACACATCCTAAAATGATTTtatcaaaaaaacaaaattgattaaaCATTAATCCGTACAAGTTTGTAGACAATGCATTGTAAAAAGGTCGCATTGAATGACAGCCTAGACGAGAGTACATGGCAAACGTGATTCTTCAACATTGGAGGCCTTGCATTAGCACTACTTACTAATCAGTAAGTATTTTGAGCGGTGTATGTTTAGAGGCTTGTGCGGCACATGAACCTTTTAGGGTCAATGTTTGCACCACAATTGTCTATTCACTAACCTCAGCAATTATTGAGTCGGCATGGAATAATcaatgaagtaaaaaaaatacaccatactaattttaagaataattataaaatacaaataattagcAAATTTATTACAACTGACGGGATTTTTCGGTGTTGTGAAAGGgttatttagtaatttaaaaaatatctaaaagtaAAATTCTATCATGTTGTGATAACTTTGAATAAAGTGAATTGAAGTCATATTATGTTATAACGATTTCAATTCTCCATAATTGAAGTCATCAGCATGATTGACACAATTTCAATTTATACATACgacttatttattataaagtcATGCTTTCTTAACACGACTTACTATATTAGTTAATATTTCGAATAACATGAAATATTATGCTTATACCGGTTCCTCCATCATTACataataataacttattttaaaataaaataaaattaagaaaaacaaaaatatcaattcaaaaaatattattcattttcatcaaaaattttaaactaattgtacTAAATTCACTTATGAATTCATTTTTCTACAATTTATGACGGAATAATCTAAGTAGACATAGACTAATCAATGaaatacaaaacaataaaaaatacacCATActaattttaagaataattataaACCACAACCGACAAAAATTCATAATActaacaataaaatacaaaaaatgtaaATCTCTTTCATTTAAAGATTTTAAACTAATTGGTACTAAAATCACTTATGAATTAATTACAGAATAATCTGAGTCGGCATGGAATAATcaatgaagtaaaaaaaatacaccatactaattttaag is a window from the Vigna unguiculata cultivar IT97K-499-35 chromosome 7, ASM411807v1, whole genome shotgun sequence genome containing:
- the LOC114189708 gene encoding thioredoxin Y1, chloroplastic; the protein is MAISVSASSAISSLSSERSTRLPPSFTSASSSAKQSSLQFPSRTHLLRISTPRAPTSTRPRFLPQVQAKKQTFNSFDDLLVNSEKPVLVDFYATWCGPCQFMVPILNEVSTRLKDKIQVVKIDTEKYPSIADKYRIEALPTFIMFKDGKPYDRFEGALNVNQLIERIEAGLKVEQ